A genomic window from Candidatus Edwardsbacteria bacterium includes:
- a CDS encoding alkaline phosphatase family protein produces MDKRYLPDYSGGSIVNLMASIAGRFGHRTGYAQLRQLPASALKPYKKIILLVLDGMGYHFLQKQGEDSWLKENLHARMTSVFPSTTASGITSFATGLPPDRHAITGWFVYLKELGVVSKVLFCQPRYGGDKFPQAGVDIKSLIGGDPIFDRLKAQSFMVTPGFIADGPFSKATRGRAVPVPYQDLSGLFAGMRSALKRSRGQAFISAYWPEIDHLCHLHGTESPKAKAHFRRLDKKIASFWRSVKREDVLLLITADHGLTDTPQQKVIELKDHPDLNQCLSLPLCGEPRVAYCYIHPDREKQFKQYVSSRLGKAGKLYSRGQVIQKGFYGPGSADPRLAERIGDFVLIMEDGWCLKDFLLGEEKVYLKAQHGGTTFQEMLVPLVKAR; encoded by the coding sequence ATGGACAAAAGATACCTTCCCGATTACAGCGGCGGCAGCATCGTCAACCTGATGGCCAGCATTGCCGGAAGGTTCGGGCATAGGACCGGGTATGCCCAGCTGAGGCAGCTGCCGGCCAGCGCCCTCAAGCCGTACAAAAAGATCATCCTGCTGGTGCTGGACGGAATGGGGTACCATTTTCTGCAGAAGCAGGGGGAGGACAGCTGGCTGAAGGAGAATCTGCATGCCAGGATGACCTCGGTGTTTCCCTCGACCACCGCCAGCGGCATCACCAGTTTTGCCACCGGCCTTCCGCCCGACCGGCATGCCATAACCGGATGGTTCGTCTATCTGAAAGAGCTGGGGGTGGTGTCCAAGGTGCTGTTCTGCCAGCCGCGTTATGGCGGCGACAAATTCCCCCAGGCTGGAGTTGACATCAAAAGCCTCATCGGAGGGGATCCCATATTTGACAGGTTAAAGGCTCAAAGCTTTATGGTCACCCCCGGCTTCATAGCCGACGGGCCTTTTTCAAAAGCCACCCGGGGCCGGGCTGTTCCGGTGCCATATCAGGACCTATCCGGCCTGTTTGCCGGGATGAGATCGGCCCTTAAAAGATCCAGGGGGCAGGCTTTCATCTCCGCCTATTGGCCGGAGATAGACCATCTGTGCCATCTGCACGGGACGGAGAGCCCTAAAGCAAAGGCACACTTCCGCCGCCTGGATAAAAAGATCGCCTCCTTTTGGCGGTCGGTCAAAAGGGAGGATGTGCTGCTGCTGATCACGGCCGATCACGGCCTGACAGACACCCCCCAGCAAAAAGTCATCGAGCTTAAGGACCATCCGGATTTGAATCAATGCCTGAGCCTTCCCCTGTGCGGGGAGCCGCGGGTGGCCTACTGTTATATTCACCCCGACAGGGAAAAGCAGTTTAAACAATATGTATCCTCTCGCCTGGGAAAGGCCGGTAAATTATATTCAAGGGGCCAGGTGATCCAAAAGGGCTTTTACGGCCCGGGTTCGGCCGATCCCCGTCTGGCCGAAAGGATCGGCGACTTTGTGCTGATAATGGAAGACGGGTGGTGCCTGAAGGATTTTCTTTTAGGCGAGGAAAAGGTGTACTTGAAGGCCCAACACGGCGGAACCACCTTCCAGGAGATGCTGGTGCCGCTGGTCAAGGCTAGATGA